DNA sequence from the Planctomycetia bacterium genome:
TGCTCGGCTATGCGGCCCCGACGGTCGAGCAAGAGCGCGAAGTCGCGTTCATGTTCAGCGTCATCATCGCCGTCTTCTTAGTCGGCGCTGCGACCGGCGGTGTGCTCTTCGGCTGGCTCGGCGATCGGCTTGGGCGCGTGCGGGCGATGAGCCTCAGCGTGCTCACCTATGCGATCTTCACCGGCCTTTGCGGCATCGCCCAAACGCCGCTCCAACTCGGCATCCTCCGCTTCATCGCCTCGCTCGGCATGGGTGGCGAGTGGGCGCTCGGTGTGGCGCTGGTCATGGAAGTCTGGCCGAATCGATCGCGTGCGCTGATGGCCGGCCTCATCGGCGCGGCGGCGAATTGCGGCTACTTGCTCGTCGGGTTCCTCGGCATCGCGTTAGGCGCCCTACTCACGGATTTCCAGATCATTCTCACCGACATCGGCCTTCCCGAGGCGACGGTGACGATGCTCGTCAAGAACAAGGGGTGGCGGCTGATGATGATCGCCGGCACGCTTCCGGCGCTTCTCACGTTCTTCTTCCGCATCTTCGTACCCGAGTCGCATAAGTGGGAAGCGGAGCAGGGGAAGGGGAACACATCGAACTGGGCGACCGTCGATTTGCTCGGCGTGTTGGTCGGCGCGCTCGGCCCCGCGGTGATCGTCTATGTTTGGTCGACCAATAGCATCGCCGACCAGTGGCTCGTGCCGATTCGTATCGTCGGCACGTTAGCCGGGCTCACGATCGCGATCGTCGGCTACACGTATCCCGTGTTCCGCTACTTGCAGCGAACCGTGGCGGCGCGACATCTCGATGCGCCCACCAGCCCGTGGCCGACGATTCGGCGAATGCTCCTCGGGGCCTGCCTCAGCGGCGTGGCGCTGCTAGGAACCTGGGGCTCGACTCAAGTCGCCGCGGCCTGGGCCGGCAAACTCACGGAAGGGAAGGCCGAGTTCGCCAACGCGCATGCTCCGTCGTATACCTTGATCGCGTTGTCGCTCGGGGCGATCCTCGGCACGATCGTCGCGGCGATGTGCGGCGACTGGCTCGGCCGACGAATCACGTATTGCCTGATGTGCGTGCTGTCGCTGGCGTCGGTCCTCATCTTCTATCAGACGCACTCGGAGTACGGCACGTCGTTCCTCATCTGGGCGTTCATCCTCGGCGCCACGACCGCCTCGTTCTACGGCTGGCTCCCGCTCTACCTGCCCGAACTCTTCGCCACGAAAGTCCGTGCGACGGGCCAAGGCTTCGCCTTCAAC
Encoded proteins:
- a CDS encoding MFS transporter — encoded protein: MAIDAKTPPETPAASSTGPTVDTAPVRTSRGAWMALAAALLGWLFDGAEMGVFSLVGRSAVQDMLGYAAPTVEQEREVAFMFSVIIAVFLVGAATGGVLFGWLGDRLGRVRAMSLSVLTYAIFTGLCGIAQTPLQLGILRFIASLGMGGEWALGVALVMEVWPNRSRALMAGLIGAAANCGYLLVGFLGIALGALLTDFQIILTDIGLPEATVTMLVKNKGWRLMMIAGTLPALLTFFFRIFVPESHKWEAEQGKGNTSNWATVDLLGVLVGALGPAVIVYVWSTNSIADQWLVPIRIVGTLAGLTIAIVGYTYPVFRYLQRTVAARHLDAPTSPWPTIRRMLLGACLSGVALLGTWGSTQVAAAWAGKLTEGKAEFANAHAPSYTLIALSLGAILGTIVAAMCGDWLGRRITYCLMCVLSLASVLIFYQTHSEYGTSFLIWAFILGATTASFYGWLPLYLPELFATKVRATGQGFAFNFGRILAAIGGLQMSALLPYFADTKTYAGLSGSYPVVCSYISAMYGVAFPGDRTQSRPGQWKVRKPVGVRNPFLDQSEKVPDTFFLHPERFRTQSCRGLIRILA